A single window of Rubripirellula lacrimiformis DNA harbors:
- a CDS encoding DUF1552 domain-containing protein, which translates to MNLHSAKADNNENGIHRRTLLRGVGLALGLPMLESMTPMAKSAFGAAEVASPKRMACVFFPNGAIMPDWNPTGTETDWQLSKTLKPLEPFKQKLNVIRNLAHDNGRANGDGAGDHARGGATFLTAARPVKTSGNIRLGVSVDQVAATQIGSETRLPSIELGLNVNRGSGSCDSGYSCAYSSNISWRNETQPMPKEITPRAAFERMFSSGNTAEQRERNSVRQSILDVVQNDANRIMKKVGQTDRRKLDEYFTSVREIEMRIERAETEDQKAMPDLKVPFGRIEAFREHTQLMYDLMAIAFETDTTRVATFMLDNAGGSRRYTEIGVTEGHHQMSHHRNEEKTVAKISKVDYYLAEQFAYFLEKLDSISDPSGGTLLDQSMVLYGSGLSDGNRHQHGDLPIVLAGGAGGSFQTGRYIQPKEEVPMGNLFMSMLDAMGTPAESIGDSKGRLNELA; encoded by the coding sequence ATGAATTTGCATTCAGCGAAAGCAGACAACAACGAAAACGGGATTCATCGTCGCACACTGCTGCGTGGGGTTGGCTTGGCCTTGGGCCTGCCAATGCTGGAATCGATGACACCGATGGCAAAGTCGGCCTTTGGCGCCGCGGAGGTCGCATCGCCCAAACGGATGGCGTGCGTGTTCTTTCCGAACGGTGCAATCATGCCCGATTGGAATCCAACCGGTACCGAAACCGATTGGCAACTTTCCAAGACGCTGAAGCCATTGGAACCGTTCAAGCAGAAATTGAACGTCATTCGCAATCTGGCGCACGACAACGGCCGCGCCAACGGTGACGGTGCCGGCGACCACGCCCGTGGTGGAGCCACGTTCCTAACCGCCGCAAGGCCGGTAAAGACGAGCGGCAACATTCGCTTGGGTGTTTCGGTCGACCAGGTCGCTGCGACACAGATTGGCAGCGAAACACGCTTGCCATCGATCGAATTGGGGCTGAACGTCAATCGCGGCAGCGGCAGTTGCGATTCGGGTTACAGTTGCGCCTATTCGTCGAACATCTCTTGGCGCAATGAAACCCAACCGATGCCCAAGGAAATCACGCCGCGGGCAGCGTTCGAGCGAATGTTCAGTTCCGGGAACACGGCCGAGCAGCGCGAGCGGAATTCGGTTCGCCAAAGCATCCTGGATGTCGTCCAGAACGATGCGAATCGGATCATGAAAAAGGTGGGGCAAACCGACCGACGAAAACTGGATGAATACTTCACCAGCGTTCGTGAAATCGAAATGCGAATCGAACGGGCCGAAACAGAAGATCAGAAGGCGATGCCCGATCTGAAAGTTCCATTCGGACGAATCGAAGCCTTCCGCGAACACACGCAGTTGATGTACGACTTGATGGCGATCGCGTTCGAAACTGACACCACCCGTGTTGCCACGTTCATGTTGGACAACGCAGGCGGCAGTCGGCGCTATACCGAAATTGGTGTGACCGAAGGGCACCACCAAATGAGTCACCACCGTAACGAAGAAAAAACGGTGGCGAAGATCAGCAAGGTCGATTACTACCTGGCCGAACAGTTTGCCTACTTCCTGGAAAAACTGGACTCGATCAGCGATCCATCGGGCGGCACGTTGCTGGATCAGTCGATGGTCCTGTACGGCAGTGGACTCAGCGACGGCAACCGCCACCAACACGGTGACCTGCCGATTGTTTTGGCCGGCGGCGCCGGCGGCAGCTTCCAAACCGGTCGATACATTCAGCCGAAGGAAGAGGTCCCGATGGGGAACCTGTTCATGTCGATGCTGGATGCGATGGGAACCCCTGCGGAATCGATCGGCGACAGCAAAGGTCGTCTGAACGAATTGGCGTAA